One window of Cohnella hashimotonis genomic DNA carries:
- a CDS encoding ABC transporter permease — protein sequence MDARVDRKGKRTRWRKHDTELTLLALPTAIWYVLFCFLPMFGVIIAFKDFRIHGNFVHNVFNSAWVGFKNFEFLFKSNDAWIVIRNTIGYNIIFIILGIAVPVTLALMVGQLHSRKAAKVYQTMMFLPYFLSWVVVSAVVWAFLSYDKGIFNQFLSDFGRSPKNWYMEASYWPYFLVFMNMWKGLGYGMVIYLATITSMDSTYYEAAVIDGATKWQQTRYITLPLMKFVIVLMFILAVGHIFSTDFGLFFQVPRDSNSLYNVTTTVDVLVFKQLKTATVGMASASSFLQSVLGCAMILTANWVVRRVDPDSAMI from the coding sequence ATGGACGCAAGGGTCGACCGCAAGGGAAAGCGAACGCGCTGGCGCAAGCACGATACCGAGCTGACGCTGCTCGCGCTCCCCACCGCCATCTGGTACGTTCTGTTTTGTTTTTTGCCGATGTTCGGCGTCATTATCGCTTTCAAGGACTTCAGGATCCACGGTAATTTTGTCCACAATGTCTTTAACAGCGCGTGGGTAGGCTTCAAGAACTTCGAATTTCTTTTCAAATCGAACGACGCCTGGATCGTCATTCGCAACACGATCGGCTACAACATCATCTTTATTATTCTGGGCATCGCGGTCCCCGTCACGCTCGCGCTCATGGTCGGACAGCTGCATAGCCGCAAGGCGGCCAAGGTTTATCAGACGATGATGTTCCTGCCTTACTTCCTCTCCTGGGTCGTCGTATCCGCCGTCGTCTGGGCGTTCCTGAGCTACGACAAGGGCATCTTCAACCAATTTTTGTCCGACTTCGGCCGAAGTCCCAAGAACTGGTACATGGAAGCGTCCTACTGGCCCTATTTTCTCGTGTTCATGAATATGTGGAAAGGTCTCGGATACGGGATGGTCATCTATCTGGCGACGATCACGAGCATGGATTCGACCTATTACGAGGCGGCCGTCATCGACGGCGCGACCAAGTGGCAGCAGACCCGATATATTACGCTCCCCTTGATGAAGTTCGTCATCGTGCTGATGTTCATCCTCGCGGTCGGCCACATTTTTTCCACGGACTTCGGCCTCTTTTTCCAGGTGCCGCGAGATTCCAACTCTCTGTATAACGTGACGACGACGGTAGACGTGCTCGTATTCAAGCAGCTCAAGACCGCGACGGTCGGCATGGCTTCCGCCTCTTCCTTCCTGCAGTCGGTGCTGGGCTGCGCGATGATACTGACCGCGAACTGGGTCGTTCGCAGAGTCGATCCCGATAGCGCGATGATCTAG
- a CDS encoding carbohydrate ABC transporter permease produces MSTQTSYDSGLDKFNRIGRGTNVIFHLIFILLALLCLIPVVVVLSISLSDESSIRESGYHILPTVLSGDAYNYIVKQGSMMTRALGVSVLVTAAGTLIGVLLTTSMGYVLSRPNYKLNGLLTWIVFIPMIFNGGLVSSYYINSSLLGLKNTIWALILPLAVSSFNVIICRTFFKSTIPDGLIESAEIDGAGQFRIYFTIVLPISLPVLATIGLFLCFSYWNDWFQSLLYIDDQNLYSLQALLNSLMSNVDALARNASTMGVSYAQLVATMPKESARMAVAIIIVLPVALAYPFFQKYFISGLTVGAVKG; encoded by the coding sequence ATGTCCACGCAAACGAGCTACGATTCCGGTCTTGATAAATTCAATCGAATCGGCAGAGGAACGAACGTCATCTTTCACCTGATCTTTATTCTGTTGGCGCTGCTGTGCCTCATCCCCGTCGTGGTGGTGCTGTCCATCTCGCTGTCCGACGAGTCTTCCATTCGCGAGAGCGGTTACCATATCCTGCCGACGGTCCTGTCCGGGGATGCCTACAACTATATCGTGAAGCAGGGCTCGATGATGACGCGGGCGCTCGGCGTCTCCGTGCTCGTCACGGCAGCGGGCACGCTGATCGGCGTGCTGCTCACCACGTCGATGGGCTACGTGCTGTCGCGTCCGAACTACAAGCTGAACGGGCTGCTGACGTGGATCGTGTTTATCCCGATGATTTTTAACGGCGGCCTGGTGTCCAGCTATTACATCAATTCGTCGCTGCTGGGGCTTAAGAACACGATCTGGGCGCTCATTCTGCCGCTCGCGGTGTCTTCCTTTAATGTCATCATCTGCAGAACCTTTTTCAAATCGACGATTCCGGACGGCTTGATCGAATCGGCCGAGATCGACGGCGCCGGACAGTTCCGCATCTACTTCACGATCGTGCTGCCGATCTCTCTGCCCGTCCTGGCGACGATCGGACTATTCCTCTGCTTCTCGTACTGGAACGACTGGTTCCAGTCACTGCTCTATATCGACGACCAGAACCTGTATTCGCTGCAGGCGCTGCTGAACAGCCTGATGAGCAACGTCGACGCGTTGGCGAGGAACGCTTCGACGATGGGCGTCAGCTATGCGCAGCTCGTCGCCACGATGCCCAAGGAATCGGCGCGCATGGCGGTCGCGATCATCATCGTCCTGCCGGTCGCGCTGGCCTATCCGTTCTTTCAGAAATACTTCATATCCGGCCTGACGGTAGGCGCCGTCAAGGGATAA
- a CDS encoding ABC transporter substrate-binding protein, giving the protein MKSFMKSPLLIGAAALAMTGLAGCSKSDNNNGANGAAASSSAASTASASSAASSAPATKSGDIPTLVWWTIGGQIPANYDKAIEKINDYTAEKIGVKIDLRVAGWGEWDTKINTIVNAGEPFDIMFTNNGKYNQQVNMGAFADITDLVQSATPELNSLVPKMVWDGTRIGGKIYAVPTYKDSSATQYWVFDDALVKKYNIDLAGIKTMQDLDKPFRDIKAGEGKSYYPLSLTQGEGFNGFFNAYDDMTLGFAPIGVKTDDASRKVVSVLEQPDTMANLKLMHQWYQDGIINPDAPTKIEADPYRPFFSAQAFPGAEVNWQINAGIEKYDMVQIAGPIYTTSTIQGSMNAISANSKYKEEALKYLQLVNTDSKLRNMLAFGEEGVDFDYVSDKVVERKTDTWPLAAYTQGTFFNLAVTKGAPEDQWDQVRKLNEAATSSTILGFALDLTDLATEVANVKSVWSKYSYELVTGASDPEKQVPKIADELRKAGMDKIIQSAQAQIDAYFKA; this is encoded by the coding sequence ATGAAATCATTCATGAAATCCCCGCTCTTAATCGGCGCAGCCGCGCTGGCAATGACCGGCCTGGCCGGGTGCTCCAAATCGGACAACAACAATGGCGCGAACGGCGCGGCAGCCAGCTCGTCGGCGGCGTCCACGGCGTCTGCCTCATCCGCGGCGTCTAGCGCGCCCGCCACGAAGTCCGGCGATATCCCCACGCTCGTATGGTGGACGATCGGCGGGCAAATACCGGCCAACTACGACAAGGCCATCGAGAAGATCAACGATTATACGGCCGAGAAGATCGGCGTCAAGATCGATCTCCGCGTCGCCGGGTGGGGCGAATGGGATACCAAGATCAACACGATCGTCAACGCCGGCGAACCTTTTGACATCATGTTCACGAATAACGGCAAATACAACCAGCAGGTCAACATGGGCGCGTTCGCCGACATTACCGATCTCGTGCAGAGCGCGACCCCGGAATTGAACAGCCTGGTGCCGAAGATGGTGTGGGACGGAACCAGGATCGGCGGCAAAATCTATGCGGTGCCGACTTACAAGGATTCGTCCGCGACCCAGTACTGGGTATTCGACGATGCGCTCGTGAAGAAGTACAACATCGATCTCGCCGGAATCAAGACGATGCAGGACCTGGATAAACCGTTCCGCGACATTAAGGCCGGCGAAGGCAAGAGCTACTACCCGCTGTCCTTGACGCAAGGCGAGGGGTTCAACGGTTTCTTTAACGCCTACGACGATATGACGCTCGGGTTCGCGCCGATCGGCGTCAAGACCGACGATGCCTCGCGCAAGGTCGTCTCCGTGCTGGAGCAGCCGGATACGATGGCCAACCTGAAGCTGATGCACCAATGGTACCAGGACGGCATCATCAATCCGGACGCGCCGACCAAGATCGAAGCGGATCCGTACCGTCCGTTCTTCAGCGCGCAGGCATTCCCCGGCGCCGAAGTGAACTGGCAGATCAACGCGGGCATCGAGAAATACGACATGGTGCAAATAGCGGGCCCGATCTATACGACCAGCACGATCCAGGGCTCGATGAACGCGATCTCCGCCAACTCGAAGTACAAGGAAGAGGCGCTGAAGTATTTGCAGTTGGTCAACACCGACTCCAAGCTGCGCAACATGCTGGCCTTTGGCGAAGAGGGCGTCGACTTCGATTATGTCAGTGACAAGGTCGTCGAGCGGAAAACCGATACTTGGCCGCTGGCTGCGTATACGCAAGGCACGTTCTTCAACCTGGCCGTCACCAAGGGCGCGCCGGAAGATCAGTGGGATCAGGTGCGCAAGCTGAACGAAGCCGCGACCTCTTCCACGATTCTCGGATTTGCGCTTGACCTCACCGATCTGGCCACAGAAGTCGCCAACGTGAAGTCCGTCTGGAGCAAATACAGCTATGAGCTGGTGACCGGCGCTTCCGATCCGGAGAAGCAAGTGCCGAAAATCGCGGATGAGCTGCGGAAGGCCGGCATGGATAAGATCATTCAGTCCGCGCAGGCGCAAATCGACGCCTACTTCAAAGCCTAA